In Pseudomonas rhizosphaerae, one DNA window encodes the following:
- a CDS encoding transporter substrate-binding domain-containing protein, with amino-acid sequence MTSLTRLFTVVALAGVFTAGAGVAWAGTTLDRITSTKVMKVATAANWPPQSFLGPDNALQGFDIDVATEIGKRLGSKVAFVTPEYGIITAGHWSNRWDISVGSMTPTRERGRVLDFPAVYYYTPYVFAVHKAAAGTKTADLNGKIIGVEAGTTSEDYINRRLTIDAADVPSFTYDVEPGEVKTYGDSMGPLDDLRMGNGVRLNATLSALPTITAAIKNGYPIVQVEGKPAYYEPLAIAVDKGDDAFNAALTKVVGEMKADGTLKQLSEKWYGADLTQVQ; translated from the coding sequence ATGACGTCGCTGACCCGCTTGTTCACCGTTGTCGCACTGGCCGGTGTGTTCACGGCCGGGGCCGGGGTTGCCTGGGCAGGCACCACCCTGGACCGCATCACTTCGACCAAGGTCATGAAAGTGGCCACGGCAGCCAACTGGCCACCGCAATCGTTCCTGGGGCCGGACAACGCCCTGCAGGGCTTCGATATCGACGTGGCCACCGAGATCGGCAAGCGGCTGGGCAGCAAGGTGGCGTTCGTCACGCCCGAGTACGGCATCATCACTGCCGGGCACTGGTCGAACCGCTGGGACATCTCAGTAGGCTCCATGACCCCGACCCGCGAGCGCGGCCGGGTTCTGGATTTCCCGGCGGTCTATTACTACACGCCGTATGTATTCGCCGTGCACAAGGCCGCGGCCGGTACCAAGACCGCAGACCTCAATGGCAAGATCATCGGCGTCGAGGCCGGCACCACGTCGGAGGACTACATCAATCGTCGACTGACCATCGATGCGGCCGACGTGCCGTCCTTCACCTATGACGTGGAGCCGGGCGAGGTTAAAACCTACGGCGACAGCATGGGCCCGCTGGATGACCTGCGCATGGGCAACGGTGTGCGTCTGAACGCAACCCTGTCGGCGTTGCCGACCATCACCGCTGCCATCAAGAACGGCTACCCGATCGTCCAGGTCGAGGGTAAGCCGGCCTACTACGAGCCGCTGGCGATCGCCGTGGACAAGGGCGACGACGCCTTCAACGCGGCGCTGACCAAGGTCGTCGGCGAGATGAAAGCCGACGGTACCCTCAAGCAGCTGTCCGAAAAATGGTACGGCGCCGACCTCACCCAGGTGCAGTGA
- a CDS encoding NAD(P)/FAD-dependent oxidoreductase, with protein sequence MFSYIDNYYTATMRAAPVRPPLTGQVSVDVCIVGGGLAGLSTAWELVSRGKSVVLLEAARVAWGASGRNGGFVLQGWSEGLSAIEQRCGKDTAAALFKLSLEGVDSVRETITGHQLPGCAPSRGKLSVSRFDNADSLKRFSERMDRDFGFTLDYLDRATLRTLLNTERYHQGLRDTHGFHFHPLNYCLGLAELIEQKGGVIHEQCAMLEVASRAGRSQVSTAHGSVDCADVVYCCGGYGGPEFGKLHRAFLPIATYVVLTEPLGARLQQAVRTSEAVGDSRRASDYYRIVDGDRLLWGGHITTHNLQDEQRLAQLLTADILDVYPQLQGLKIDKAWSGLMGYARHKMPHIGPIGPGLWSCASFGGHGMNTAPAGGRVIAEAICGESDRYRLFDRYGLQWNGGPFGPPAAQLVYTGLKMMDRFQERHAGAGPR encoded by the coding sequence ATGTTCAGCTATATCGACAACTATTACACCGCGACCATGCGCGCGGCCCCCGTGCGCCCGCCGCTCACTGGCCAGGTCAGCGTCGACGTGTGCATCGTGGGCGGTGGCCTGGCGGGGCTGAGCACGGCATGGGAGCTGGTGTCGCGGGGCAAGTCCGTGGTGCTGCTGGAGGCGGCGCGGGTCGCCTGGGGGGCGTCGGGTCGCAATGGCGGGTTCGTGTTGCAGGGGTGGTCCGAAGGCCTGTCGGCCATCGAGCAGCGCTGCGGCAAGGACACCGCTGCGGCCCTGTTCAAACTGTCCCTGGAGGGCGTGGACAGTGTGCGCGAGACCATTACCGGGCACCAGTTGCCCGGCTGCGCGCCCAGTCGGGGCAAGCTGAGTGTCAGCCGCTTCGACAACGCCGACAGCCTCAAGCGCTTCAGCGAGCGCATGGACCGCGACTTCGGCTTTACCCTCGACTACCTCGACCGCGCCACCTTGCGCACCCTGCTTAACACCGAGCGTTATCACCAGGGGCTGCGTGATACCCACGGTTTCCATTTCCATCCGCTGAATTACTGCCTGGGCCTGGCCGAGTTGATCGAGCAGAAGGGCGGGGTGATTCACGAGCAGTGCGCCATGCTCGAGGTCGCCAGCCGGGCAGGGCGCTCACAGGTGTCGACCGCCCACGGCAGTGTCGATTGCGCTGACGTGGTGTACTGCTGCGGCGGCTACGGCGGCCCGGAATTCGGCAAGCTGCACCGCGCCTTCCTGCCCATCGCCACCTACGTGGTCCTCACCGAACCGCTGGGCGCGCGTCTGCAGCAGGCGGTGCGCACTTCAGAAGCCGTCGGCGATTCCCGCCGCGCTTCGGACTATTACCGTATCGTCGACGGCGATCGGTTGCTTTGGGGCGGCCACATCACCACCCACAACCTGCAGGACGAACAGCGCCTGGCACAACTGCTCACTGCCGACATCCTCGACGTCTACCCGCAGTTGCAAGGGCTGAAGATCGACAAGGCCTGGTCTGGACTGATGGGCTACGCGCGGCACAAAATGCCCCACATCGGCCCAATCGGCCCGGGGCTGTGGTCCTGCGCTTCCTTCGGAGGGCACGGCATGAACACCGCGCCGGCCGGGGGGAGGGTGATCGCCGAAGCCATCTGCGGCGAATCGGATCGCTACCGCCTGTTCGACCGCTATGGGTTGCAGTGGAACGGTGGTCCGTTCGGTCCGCCGGCGGCGCAATTGGTGTATACCGGGTTGAAGATGATGGACAGGTTCCAGGAACGACACGCCGGCGCAGGGCCGCGCTAA
- a CDS encoding Lrp/AsnC family transcriptional regulator, protein MDAHSPSTLFNLTENDRQLLALLQANAREPTASLARKLGVSRSSVQERIQRLEKAGVITGYSVRIDHDRIQPTINCFTMTSCTNKSYTDVMTTLRKIDAVQAVYAVSGESDFIIHLATGTLGELNAELTRINMIKGVAHTASHIVMETKFSRRLSV, encoded by the coding sequence ATGGACGCACATTCCCCGAGCACATTGTTCAACCTCACCGAGAACGACCGGCAACTGCTGGCGCTGCTGCAAGCCAACGCCCGCGAACCGACTGCTTCGCTGGCGCGCAAGCTGGGCGTGTCGCGTTCCTCGGTGCAGGAACGCATTCAGCGGCTGGAGAAAGCCGGCGTCATCACCGGCTACAGCGTACGCATCGACCACGACCGGATACAGCCGACCATCAACTGCTTCACCATGACCTCGTGCACCAACAAGAGCTACACCGACGTCATGACCACGCTACGCAAGATCGACGCCGTGCAGGCGGTGTACGCGGTGTCCGGGGAGTCGGACTTCATCATCCACCTGGCCACCGGCACGCTGGGTGAACTCAACGCCGAGCTGACCCGGATCAACATGATCAAGGGCGTGGCGCATACGGCCTCGCACATCGTGATGGAAACCAAGTTCAGTCGTCGGTTGAGTGTGTAG